In Sphingobacteriaceae bacterium, one DNA window encodes the following:
- the fliS gene encoding flagellar export chaperone FliS: MPAMGAGAMYRRVQASTANPAQLAAMLCMGALKFTVKAERALEEKDIEGCHNFLVRAQACVAELQASLDFQRGGPVAEQLYSLYEFAGRRLVEANVRKDRQAMAEAREVLSHLQQTWSMLVNPEQAPPAVNAP; encoded by the coding sequence ATGCCGGCAATGGGTGCAGGAGCCATGTACAGGCGGGTCCAGGCCAGCACCGCCAACCCGGCTCAACTGGCCGCCATGCTCTGCATGGGCGCCTTGAAGTTCACGGTGAAGGCCGAACGAGCCCTGGAGGAAAAGGACATCGAAGGCTGCCACAACTTCCTGGTCCGGGCCCAGGCCTGCGTGGCTGAACTGCAGGCCAGCCTGGATTTCCAGCGGGGCGGCCCGGTGGCAGAGCAGTTGTATTCCCTGTACGAATTTGCCGGGCGGCGGCTGGTGGAGGCCAATGTCCGCAAGGACCGCCAGGCCATGGCCGAGGCCCGGGAAGTTCTATCCCACCTGCAGCAGACGTGGTCCATGCTGGTGAATCCCGAGCAGGCGCCTCCCGCCGTGAATGCCCCATGA
- a CDS encoding 6-hydroxymethylpterin diphosphokinase MptE-like protein has translation MGSLGAPAATDLLAGSHFSVNLTMLARTQPELASEMTKAAANTDDLASLGAQLETARSGALTITYPGQGYIHSRYDPHREASAWAGGVELQGKVLFLFGFGLGYHVEHLLKGSDVGRVIVVEPDLRRLMIAMAARNLGSILATGRVRFVHGTDYRQLVQDHSALLMAAAMEGGWSFASLPAYRRIYPELAADLEHQLFIKARSIRVDMVSANSWSPIWVKNVVANLPFLEKQPFIHHWFHRWPGTPAVLVAAGPSLTANLPLLARLKGRVPLIVAGSGFNPLLDHGIEPDLIVSMDGGEPNYRHFAGREITAPLAFGPIIHPRIPAEYKGPLINVPITGEGLHHYLLKTAGLEVPFLPMGPSVANTTLALMAQLGFDPIILVGQDLAFPGDQFHAEGVRGLRWTTQRQRETYIWVDDVQGGQVQTDGPFYSMLAWFESYLAQKTDITVINTSHIGARIAGTREAPLAEVIQEYDLLNRTWAADAFIPEAQADKELDLTAVLEEIIGSHLDPAADVAEKGLRLSRRAMRALAPGRRKADTGQDVAAVVECHREMRGLDVYRNLLQPVLYYRSLTLGDPPAAKRALLAWLQESERFYQTVLNLITFLREAAP, from the coding sequence ATGGGTAGTCTAGGGGCGCCGGCTGCGACGGATTTGCTGGCGGGCTCCCACTTCAGCGTCAATTTGACCATGCTGGCCCGCACCCAGCCGGAACTGGCGTCGGAAATGACCAAGGCGGCCGCCAACACCGATGATCTCGCCTCCCTGGGCGCCCAGCTGGAAACAGCCCGTTCCGGCGCCCTGACCATCACCTACCCGGGGCAGGGATACATCCATTCCCGCTACGATCCCCATCGGGAGGCATCGGCCTGGGCCGGCGGCGTGGAATTGCAGGGCAAGGTATTGTTCCTGTTCGGCTTCGGCCTTGGGTATCACGTTGAGCACTTGCTCAAGGGCAGCGATGTGGGCCGGGTTATCGTGGTGGAGCCCGATCTGCGCCGTCTCATGATCGCTATGGCGGCCCGCAACTTGGGCTCCATCCTGGCCACGGGCCGGGTCCGGTTCGTGCACGGCACCGACTACCGGCAACTGGTCCAGGACCACAGCGCATTGCTGATGGCGGCTGCCATGGAAGGCGGCTGGAGCTTCGCGTCCCTGCCCGCCTATCGCCGGATTTACCCGGAACTGGCGGCGGACTTGGAGCACCAGCTGTTCATCAAAGCCCGGAGCATCCGGGTGGACATGGTCTCCGCCAACAGTTGGTCGCCCATCTGGGTCAAAAACGTGGTGGCCAACCTCCCGTTCCTGGAGAAGCAGCCTTTTATCCACCACTGGTTTCACCGCTGGCCGGGCACCCCGGCGGTCTTGGTGGCGGCCGGCCCCTCCTTGACGGCCAACCTGCCCCTGCTGGCCCGGCTGAAGGGCCGGGTGCCCCTCATCGTGGCGGGCTCGGGCTTCAACCCGCTGCTGGACCACGGCATCGAGCCCGATCTCATCGTGTCCATGGACGGCGGGGAGCCCAACTACCGGCACTTTGCCGGCCGGGAAATTACGGCGCCCTTGGCCTTCGGGCCCATCATCCACCCCCGGATCCCGGCTGAATACAAGGGACCTTTGATCAACGTGCCCATCACCGGCGAAGGCCTGCACCACTACCTGCTGAAAACGGCCGGCCTGGAGGTTCCCTTCCTGCCCATGGGACCATCGGTGGCCAACACCACATTGGCTTTGATGGCCCAATTGGGCTTTGATCCCATCATCCTGGTGGGCCAGGACCTGGCCTTTCCCGGGGACCAGTTCCATGCCGAAGGGGTGCGGGGTCTCCGCTGGACAACCCAGCGGCAGAGGGAGACCTACATTTGGGTTGACGACGTGCAGGGCGGCCAAGTGCAGACCGACGGGCCCTTCTATTCGATGCTGGCCTGGTTCGAAAGCTACCTGGCCCAAAAGACCGACATCACCGTCATCAACACCTCCCATATCGGCGCCCGCATCGCCGGCACCCGGGAGGCGCCTTTGGCCGAAGTCATCCAAGAGTACGACCTGCTGAACCGTACATGGGCCGCGGACGCCTTCATCCCTGAAGCCCAGGCAGACAAGGAACTGGATTTGACTGCCGTGCTGGAAGAAATCATCGGCTCCCATCTGGATCCGGCCGCCGATGTGGCGGAAAAAGGCCTGCGGCTTAGCCGGCGGGCTATGAGGGCTCTGGCCCCCGGCCGGCGCAAAGCCGACACCGGCCAGGACGTGGCGGCCGTGGTCGAGTGCCACCGGGAGATGCGCGGGCTCGATGTCTACCGCAAT